In Dama dama isolate Ldn47 chromosome 20, ASM3311817v1, whole genome shotgun sequence, a single window of DNA contains:
- the INKA2 gene encoding PAK4-inhibitor INKA2: MDCYLRRLKQELMSMKEVGDGLQDQMNCMMGALQELKLLQVQTALEQLEISGGGPAPGSPESPRTQLEPPQWEGSCSPSNQASLGSTSSAKFPSPRSVCGRELATPPRTPLPEPQTCAQQGPELAEPDDWTSTLMSRGRNRQPLVLGDNVFADLVGNWLDLPELEKGGEKGETGEAGEPRGGRGQPRELGRRFALTANIFRKFLRSVRPDRDRLLKEKPGWVTPTASEPRAGRSQKVKKRSHSKGSGHCPFPAASEPRRGENASTSCPKALESSPSGFDINTAVWV; this comes from the coding sequence ATGTCCATGAAGGAAGTGGGTGATGGCTTGCAGGATCAGATGAACTGTATGATGGGGGCGCTGCAAGAACTGAAGCTCCTGCAGGTGCAGACGGCCCTGGAGCAGCTGGAGATCTCTGGAGGGGGTCCTGCCCCGGGTTCTCCCGAAAGCCCCCGGACACAGCTCGAGCCCCCTCAGTGGGAGGGGTCCTGCTCCCCCTCCAACCAAGCTTCTCTTGGCAGCACCAGCAGTGCCAAGTTTCCATCGCCTAGgagtgtgtgtgggagggagCTGGCCACCCCGCCCAGGACACCGCTGCCAGAGCCCCAGACCTGTGCCCAGCAGGGGCCAGAGCTGGCGGAACCCGATGACTGGACCTCCACGTTGATGTCCCGGGGCCGGAACCGACAGCCTCTGGTGTTAGGCGACAACGTTTTTGCGGACCTGGTGGGCAACTGGCTGGACTTGCCAGAACTGGAGAAGGGTGGCGAGAAGGgtgagacaggggaggctggaGAGCCCAGAGGAGGGAGGGGCCAGCCTCGGGAGCTGGGCCGCAGGTTCGCCCTGACAGCAAACATCTTCAGGAAGTTCTTACGGAGCGTGAGACCTGACCGCGACCGGCTGCTGAAGGAGAAGCCAGGCTGGGTGACACCCACGGCCTCTGAGCCCCGAGCTGGACGCTCCCAGAAGGTCAAGAAGCGGAGCCATTCCAAGGGGTCTGGACATTGCCCCTTCCCAGCTGCCTCGGAGCCCAGAAGAGGGGAGAACGCTTCCACCAGCTGCCCCAAGGCCCTGGAATCCTCACCCTCGGGCTTTGATATTAACACAGCTGTTTGGGtctga